From the Diachasmimorpha longicaudata isolate KC_UGA_2023 chromosome 15, iyDiaLong2, whole genome shotgun sequence genome, the window TCTTTCTCGAGTTTCTGTCGTGCCTCCTCCTCGCGCCTCTTTCGATCCTCCTCCTCGCGACGTTTGGCATCCTCGATTGCCAGCTGAAGCCTCTGCTCCTCCGCTTCGCGAGCCTCACTGGCCAAACGAAGGGTTTCCTCCTCCAAGCGACGCTGCTCCTCTTCCTCGGCGCGCTGTCTCTCCATCTCGAGGCGTTCCTCTTCCTCCTGGGGgagaaaaaacattgattTCACTGGGAGGTGGGAGTGGGCGATGGAGAgagcctctctctctctctctttatcCATAATGTTAAACAATATAACATGTCAATAGTACATCTTTTGTCCAGTAAAAAAGGAATTAAAGCCACTAGGGCTCCTTAAAAACTTTCAACTTCATTTAACCTCGATAAACAATCAGGAATTAATCATTTAACAAATTAAGCATACCAAGCGCTGTCGTTCGATTTCCGCCTCCTTCTCTGCCTGTTCACGTGCAAGCCTTCTGCGCTCTGCCAGGGCCGCCTTGGCCTCCTCCTCAGTGGTAATTCTGATCTTAGCAATCATCGAAGCAGACATATCAACTATCTCCTCAGCATCACTCTCGGTCTTCTGCTCAGCTTCTGGAGAcgattttttatcttcaatttcCTCCTTGGCTGGAGCTGAAGTTACGTCCTGAGTGGACTCGGCCACTGTAATTGCCTCCACCGAAGTGACACTCTCGACAGTGGAATTATTTGTCTCAGCTGTGTCCTGACATTTCTCACTTCCCTGATCCCTCTTCTCCTCAACCTCCTCCTCAACTTTAATTTCCCCTACTTCCTTGCTGTAGTTCTTTATTATCTCAGTCGTGTTCTGACGTATCAGGGGCGGTTGCTCGCTACCCGGACTCTGGAGAGGTGTTGCTTTGGGGGTGACACGGGGTGAGGCTTTTGCACTCTTTATCAATCTGTCACCCGGCTTCCTCGGGGTCTCGGCGCTTGTTCGCGGTGTTGAGGGTTTCTTTGGAGTCGTGTGAACCTTTGGCAGGGGGGGCTTCGAGTCCTTTGTCGCAGCCTTTACTTCGCCCAGgtctgaaaattattttggtaattttaaggatttattttcgaaaatattgagGTTTTGCATGATTTGTTGGTGAGATGATTGAGGAATCAATTCCGAAATTacgtgaaaatttattaaaatttatcttcAGTGAAAcccttgaatttttcttccaatttttagaaatttatttattcattttttatcgaaaaattgaacAGAAAAATATGGGACACTCAAGCACGGATATTCCTACCTGACATATGTCGATAGAAAAGGCTGTATGGAGAATTAAAATTctactgattttttattctataaaACATTCTGCAATTAGAGGAGCCCAATAGAAATTCAAtggttttttaatgaactttgATTTGCTGGGACATATGACATCACTCCGTTAATCATCCCACGGTGTTCCAAATCAAGAAATGACGACTGTTTTCAATTTGTATTTACATGTGCAATAgctgaaataaattgaaccagcaaaataaaagaattgaaataaaataataaaatgaaaaaataaaaattaagcaAAGCTTGagtgtaaataaaaatggagagTAGTTGTGATAGAAAGCACTGATGATAAATAATCTCAACAACATAGTTTCGGTGATCTGTTCTGTGCTGTGGAAACGATtccttcaattaaattaacttcattgttttttattttagagtGTGATCCACCCGTCGTGAATTCATTGCCATCATATTCAGCGAGGTGATCTCGTTAAgatattaattagaaaatctgtctgtgaaaataattttttttacaggaaaaaatgacaatttctTGTTCAAGTgttctgttaaaaaaatctctaggaaacatgaaatttttctgtaaAAGCTCTACATTctctgaatatttaaaaactattttatgaattaatattaaaagagCCTCAGATATTCTCTACAAACATCTCAGACTGTTTTTTTCACCAGAAAAATCTTCAAACTCTTCACGTGATCACAATATGCCAACAATAATAGCAATGAAAACCTCTTGTTGTCTtttgtaaaaatgtttttccatgctcactgtttctctctgtgacTGTAACACCAGTTCCGGCAATAGAAGCTGGTCGCGGACGTCGCGGTGTCGATGTTCGTGGACGCAGATTGACGTTACTGCTGGCCACACTGCTGCCACTCTGTTGACTCATGGAGCTGTGGGGTCTTGATGGACTGTTCGGTGTCACCTCACCACTACGTACACCTATGCATCCAGTTGAATGGAATTCCACGGTAAAGAGGCATGTTTTTTTTGTCGAGGTAATTTATGCTTTTTAATGGCACTTGGTTCCCAGTGTTACATACGCCATTTAACAACAGATCATTCAACttgatttctaatttttaaatttcgttTTTGCGAGACAGTTCTTGGACCACTGTACttcggaaaataaataaaacccaCCACCAGTTGGGTGCTGTTTGATTGTGTTGGATGTCGAAGAATTAATCCGCAAAATCAAAAGaggtaattgaaaattatacgGAATTATAATTACTTttaaagaaagagaaaaattggaagGGAAATTGCACATTAAAATACAAGTTTGTCCAATttaattgggaatttttattaaatagttTGTGGTCACCTTACCGAGTAGTTTGGAGTTATTTACCGTGATCCCCTCCACCTCGCACTGTGGGAAAGCCTCGTCGTGGGTGGCAGTATTGATAGCGATGTGAGCTTTGTTAATCAATGATTGAAGAGGTCATTCAGTGTTAGGAGAGTACATTAAATTCTCTGGTGTTAGGTGGAGTGTGAGTGACGATAGAGATAAATTCAGGTGAACGTTGTACAATTGTTAGTTTAAAAGTTGccttgaaaaacattttgttaaataaaaatgttccaaaattgcagccaaaaaatttttgattcccCAAGTGCACTGGGGAGTTTCAATGTTGAaaggaagaaaattttcactaaaCTGCCTGCTAATCATTGATCAACACAAGCTCACTATCGTTCTAGTGAAACTCATGCTCAAGTACTTGCGTACCCAACTCCTCAGCACAACTCAAACATACGCTCTGAGCAGGTTAAATCAACTGCATAACGAATTAAAAGCAATTTACAGTAACAAAACAACGTCTTTCAGTATCAAACACGTATGAACACATCTCCAGATAATGTTTGAATTCTTCATTGTCTTTCAATTTGTCAACCAGACCGTTTGACAGCTCAAAATAATCGTTTTCCTGATCGTACGTGAATGCAATGAAGGCGTCataattatgtaaaaaatgcAAAGCCATTGAGATATTAAAACAGAAGAGTTGAGCCCACAAAACCATGTCCTTACCTTGCTGATGCTGATTGATCTGTTCCCTGGCctttctcctcaatttttcagCCCTAGTGGGCCTAAGTAATGGTACAGCACCCGGTAGTGTGCCCATGCTACGCGAATTATCGGTTCTTTTGAGGGTTTTTGAACCGGGCGCAGCCAAATGCGACATGCTTCGACTCATGCTACTTGCGCCCAAATTCTGTCCCCCATTCTGATGCTGCTGTTGCTCATTAAGAGTGCTCAGCTCATTAATGCGTGGCTTTCGCGGCTGTGAAAGCTGATCCAGTCTCGACATTGAGTAAGTCCTACCTGGTGAACGTGTGAATGCCTTAGCGCTTGAGCTACGCGATGATAAGGGGCCATCGCGTGGCGATGGTATCGTCGGCATCAGATCGGTTCTTCGACGATTAACACGGAGATATACTGAGCTTGGGGTACCCGGTGTTCCATCATTATCATCACCtgaaagattttatttttcaatacagaCAACATCTACAGCCAGTGCAGTTACGAATGAGTTTGCCTAGAAAAATAGTTGCAAATTGTCAGGAGTTGAGGGTAAATGGTTGAAGATGATGAGCAGAATGACCTTGAgatgataatttattatttttttgaggcTCCAGACATATGGCAGACCAATCTCCAATTGCTGCACAGAGAGAGGAGCAAAAACAATCAACATAATCTCTAGAGTTCAGGGGACAATGTAAAGCCTGATCCAAATCGACATCTTGTTCAACCTTTTATCCTTTCTGATTGACAAAGACAAACACAAGGCTTTCCAGGGACAAAATAACTGTTAAATATCGTGGCATCAACTATGAGCATTAGACATCTATGTTAATGATCAAAACGTTGATTCATTCACACAGTTGTTTTTCAAGGGTATGAGGATTGAACAGTACAAAACACTTGTGACAAAGTTCGATGTGGATGGTCTCATTGTCATCGGGACAAAGCCATGGCAATTGTGTGCAAGTTTTGGGTGTTTGGGAGACAACAGGACAAACTTCTTTGGCATGCTCAAGCAGGCAAACTCGTTGGCAGTACGAGTAAACGGAAATAAACGTGAAACGCGAGGGTgggaaggaaaaaattttttgatttgtGACTTTTCTTCGTGTACAATGGGAAAATTAACAGCTGACAGTAGCCATGATGCATGCGATGTTGTGTAATGCCATATGCAACATACGTGATGAGTGTGAAATAATCATAACGATAATTTTATACAGCCATTCGACAAGTCATTCCGGCCTGCTTGTGATAATAATAAGACAAGAACAAAAACCGTTGTTGGAGGATTGTTGATGGGAGGTTAGTTGTCAAGTGATCAGGCTGTTGGTGGTGAATAAATTGGAACCTGAGAGAAGAGATCGCATTTTTCCAacatattcgattttttcttcgGATTTTAATGCTTCTACTTGTCGAAAAAGTACTGGGTTGTCATAATCAGTGCTGTTGTCAATTAACGACATCCAGCGAAAGGTTTTTTGACTTGTGAAGTCTCTTGAGGTCAACTTGAAGCTTTCAACGAGTTtcttctggaaatttttatggaatttttctttttgtaaaAACAATTAGATTATTCTCTGGATATTATTGTGACAGTAAATAAATTGCAATGCTGTACATTTTGGTAGGAAAAAATTGACCAGatctaattataaaaatcgatAACTTTAATTAGGAGTCTCGTATTACGTAACCCAGAAATTTTGAAACAAACAATCcagtttgttaaaaaatttctccatctctcccaGATATCAAATTACTCTCCACCAATTATTCCACTTCACAACTGAAACTCGTAAATCTCCAGAGTACACCGAGAGAAAAACGAACGAGGCCTCAAATAGTTTTTGTTTGGGTAAAAATAATTGCTAGTTGGAAATAGCCAAAAAGACAGGGTTTTATGTAACGATTTTGGCCAGCGAACAAGCATGACCGAAACAAAAAACCCTCTCCTTGGTTCCcccagaattaattattaaaattccatCCCAACTAGCCTTATTCCTGACTCAAACAAGACTTAATTGacaaaaacattttctctCAGTGACTGACAATTTCCTGAATCCCCCGGGATGCTGAATTCCTCGATTTCGTTGAATCGGGCACTCACCGGTGGCCGGACGTTGCACGTAAGGACGCCTAGTATCACAATCCGATTTATCATCGATGTCAAAGATGTCAGTTGTGGGTGGCAGCGATAGGCTGGcccttttattttttgcatgGGTTAAAGAAGGATCGGGACTAGAATTCCAATTGAATACCTCGTACATTGACGAGGACATTCTCATATCTGCGAACAAATTTAACCAACGAAAGAATGATACTTTGTGCT encodes:
- the LOC135169415 gene encoding MAP7 domain-containing protein 2-like isoform X37, with product MVMAMFPEYNQHQEIAGAAPEETNERSNSAYNRHSLTKDSKRRSLYDEDSLDGDHPNDKQGRESAGSAKDLDRVKLVRERQNEERQRKLEELRNQALAAQRFREQREEERRRRIDELRSRDMDRRTQVEERKRLIYEAERERREAILRKNQEREARIEAKKKNERSHIVFAFGSSTPRMLEPADTGGSSFWGTRRATSTTNVMMFPAAQPLTRRSSERELDGSKKRATSAGGLDRKPGEDMRMSSSMYEVFNWNSSPDPSLTHAKNKRASLSLPPTTDIFDIDDKSDCDTRRPYVQRPATGDDNDGTPGTPSSVYLRVNRRRTDLMPTIPSPRDGPLSSRSSSAKAFTRSPGRTYSMSRLDQLSQPRKPRINELSTLNEQQQHQNGGQNLGASSMSRSMSHLAAPGSKTLKRTDNSRSMGTLPGAVPLLRPTRAEKLRRKAREQINQHQQGVRSGEVTPNSPSRPHSSMSQQSGSSVASSNVNLRPRTSTPRRPRPASIAGTGVTVTERNNLGEVKAATKDSKPPLPKVHTTPKKPSTPRTSAETPRKPGDRLIKSAKASPRVTPKATPLQSPGSEQPPLIRQNTTEIIKNYSKEVGEIKVEEEVEEKRDQGSEKCQDTAETNNSTVESVTSVEAITVAESTQDVTSAPAKEEIEDKKSSPEAEQKTESDAEEIVDMSASMIAKIRITTEEEAKAALAERRRLAREQAEKEAEIERQRLEEEERLEMERQRAEEEEQRRLEEETLRLASEAREAEEQRLQLAIEDAKRREEEDRKRREEEARQKLEKEEAERKAREEAEKQRLEMVERLKKEEEERIARRKRVEAIMKRTRGGNNQANTTTKGDNGDGDKSKDESPSDECKPMPGNKTEDVMTASLISEATQQLINAEQQDNHPGNNSPPDIVRNGTTHSNGINDINKALLENNQSNVEGELNGHHTNHGNGISSQITLDNATVKQNNVTNNLLDLSEFDTLSNSNKGPILEMSTNLSNEDSLNSNLNPGAMPFTPMVNPFVPAATNANTNPFQDNFTNNKTQDNNQLPDLLS
- the LOC135169415 gene encoding MAP7 domain-containing protein 2-like isoform X28; translation: MWCCRKFIPSDCPLEIICEAGAAPEETNERSNSAYNRHSLTKEQTMHWFANVGGDEDSLNWSDSKRRSLYDEDSLDGDHPNDKQGRESAGSAKDLDRVKLVRERQNEERQRKLEELRNQALAAQRFREQREEERRRRIDELRSRDMDRRTQVEERKRLIYEAERERREAILRKNQEREARIEAKKKNERSHIVFAFGSSTPRMLEPADTGGSSFWGTRRATSTTNVMMFPAAQPLTRRSSERELDGSKKRATSAGGLDRKPGEDMRMSSSMYEVFNWNSSPDPSLTHAKNKRASLSLPPTTDIFDIDDKSDCDTRRPYVQRPATGDDNDGTPGTPSSVYLRVNRRRTDLMPTIPSPRDGPLSSRSSSAKAFTRSPGRTYSMSRLDQLSQPRKPRINELSTLNEQQQHQNGGQNLGASSMSRSMSHLAAPGSKTLKRTDNSRSMGTLPGAVPLLRPTRAEKLRRKAREQINQHQQGVRSGEVTPNSPSRPHSSMSQQSGSSVASSNVNLRPRTSTPRRPRPASIAGTGVTVTERNNLGEVKAATKDSKPPLPKVHTTPKKPSTPRTSAETPRKPGDRLIKSAKASPRVTPKATPLQSPGSEQPPLIRQNTTEIIKNYSKEVGEIKVEEEVEEKRDQGSEKCQDTAETNNSTVESVTSVEAITVAESTQDVTSAPAKEEIEDKKSSPEAEQKTESDAEEIVDMSASMIAKIRITTEEEAKAALAERRRLAREQAEKEAEIERQRLEEEERLEMERQRAEEEEQRRLEEETLRLASEAREAEEQRLQLAIEDAKRREEEDRKRREEEARQKLEKEEAERKAREEAEKQRLEMVERLKKEEEERIARRKRVEAIMKRTRGGNNQANTTTKGDNGDGDKSKDESPSDECKPMPGNKTEDVMTASLISEATQQLINAEQQDNHPGNNSPPDIVRNGTTHSNGINDINKALLENNQSNVEGELNGHHTNHGNGISSQITLDNATVKQNNVTNNLLDLSEFDTLSNSNKGPILEMSTNLSNEDSLNSNLNPGAMPFTPMVNPFVPAATNANTNPFQDNFTNNKTQDNNQLPDLLS
- the LOC135169415 gene encoding MAP7 domain-containing protein 2-like isoform X27; its protein translation is MLTARSGALGVGRVPRTPGPVEGSDHLFLLPERALIMDSTHLRQDLAGLDFNLHLNLLHTAPRGNVWLSGAAPEETNERSNSAYNRHSLTKGRESAGSAKDLDRVKLVRERQNEERQRKLEELRNQALAAQRFREQREEERRRRIDELRSRDMDRRTQVEERKRLIYEAERERREAILRKNQEREARIEAKKKNERSHIVFAFGSSTPRMLEPADTGGSSFWGTRRATSTTNVMMFPAAQPLTRRSSERELDGSKKRATSAGGLDRKPGEDMRMSSSMYEVFNWNSSPDPSLTHAKNKRASLSLPPTTDIFDIDDKSDCDTRRPYVQRPATGDDNDGTPGTPSSVYLRVNRRRTDLMPTIPSPRDGPLSSRSSSAKAFTRSPGRTYSMSRLDQLSQPRKPRINELSTLNEQQQHQNGGQNLGASSMSRSMSHLAAPGSKTLKRTDNSRSMGTLPGAVPLLRPTRAEKLRRKAREQINQHQQGVRSGEVTPNSPSRPHSSMSQQSGSSVASSNVNLRPRTSTPRRPRPASIAGTGVTVTERNNLGEVKAATKDSKPPLPKVHTTPKKPSTPRTSAETPRKPGDRLIKSAKASPRVTPKATPLQSPGSEQPPLIRQNTTEIIKNYSKEVGEIKVEEEVEEKRDQGSEKCQDTAETNNSTVESVTSVEAITVAESTQDVTSAPAKEEIEDKKSSPEAEQKTESDAEEIVDMSASMIAKIRITTEEEAKAALAERRRLAREQAEKEAEIERQRLEEEERLEMERQRAEEEEQRRLEEETLRLASEAREAEEQRLQLAIEDAKRREEEDRKRREEEARQKLEKEEAERKAREEAEKQRLEMVERLKKEEEERIARRKRVEAIMKRTRGGNNQANTTTKGDNGDGDKSKDESPSDECKPMPGNKTEDVMTASLISEATQQLINAEQQDNHPGNNSPPDIVRNGTTHSNGINDINKALLENNQSNVEGELNGHHTNHGNGISSQITLDNATVKQNNVTNNLLDLSEFDTLSNSNKGPILEMSTNLSNEDSLNSNLNPGAMPFTPMVNPFVPAATNANTNPFQDNFTNNKTQDNNQLPDLLS
- the LOC135169415 gene encoding MAP7 domain-containing protein 2-like isoform X25, whose product is MKLLEHCYFICKFLVSINHQFDRISITPTVMAGAAPEETNERSNSAYNRHSLTKEQTMHWFANVGGDEDSLNWSDSKRRSLYDEDSLDGDHPNDKQGRESAGSAKDLDRVKLVRERQNEERQRKLEELRNQALAAQRFREQREEERRRRIDELRSRDMDRRTQVEERKRLIYEAERERREAILRKNQEREARIEAKKKNERSHIVFAFGSSTPRMLEPADTGGSSFWGTRRATSTTNVMMFPAAQPLTRRSSERELDGSKKRATSAGGLDRKPGEDMRMSSSMYEVFNWNSSPDPSLTHAKNKRASLSLPPTTDIFDIDDKSDCDTRRPYVQRPATGDDNDGTPGTPSSVYLRVNRRRTDLMPTIPSPRDGPLSSRSSSAKAFTRSPGRTYSMSRLDQLSQPRKPRINELSTLNEQQQHQNGGQNLGASSMSRSMSHLAAPGSKTLKRTDNSRSMGTLPGAVPLLRPTRAEKLRRKAREQINQHQQGVRSGEVTPNSPSRPHSSMSQQSGSSVASSNVNLRPRTSTPRRPRPASIAGTGVTVTERNNLGEVKAATKDSKPPLPKVHTTPKKPSTPRTSAETPRKPGDRLIKSAKASPRVTPKATPLQSPGSEQPPLIRQNTTEIIKNYSKEVGEIKVEEEVEEKRDQGSEKCQDTAETNNSTVESVTSVEAITVAESTQDVTSAPAKEEIEDKKSSPEAEQKTESDAEEIVDMSASMIAKIRITTEEEAKAALAERRRLAREQAEKEAEIERQRLEEEERLEMERQRAEEEEQRRLEEETLRLASEAREAEEQRLQLAIEDAKRREEEDRKRREEEARQKLEKEEAERKAREEAEKQRLEMVERLKKEEEERIARRKRVEAIMKRTRGGNNQANTTTKGDNGDGDKSKDESPSDECKPMPGNKTEDVMTASLISEATQQLINAEQQDNHPGNNSPPDIVRNGTTHSNGINDINKALLENNQSNVEGELNGHHTNHGNGISSQITLDNATVKQNNVTNNLLDLSEFDTLSNSNKGPILEMSTNLSNEDSLNSNLNPGAMPFTPMVNPFVPAATNANTNPFQDNFTNNKTQDNNQLPDLLS
- the LOC135169415 gene encoding MAP7 domain-containing protein 2-like isoform X36, whose amino-acid sequence is MADNKEEISELVNKRAGAAPEETNERSNSAYNRHSLTKDSKRRSLYDEDSLDGDHPNDKQGRESAGSAKDLDRVKLVRERQNEERQRKLEELRNQALAAQRFREQREEERRRRIDELRSRDMDRRTQVEERKRLIYEAERERREAILRKNQEREARIEAKKKNERSHIVFAFGSSTPRMLEPADTGGSSFWGTRRATSTTNVMMFPAAQPLTRRSSERELDGSKKRATSAGGLDRKPGEDMRMSSSMYEVFNWNSSPDPSLTHAKNKRASLSLPPTTDIFDIDDKSDCDTRRPYVQRPATGDDNDGTPGTPSSVYLRVNRRRTDLMPTIPSPRDGPLSSRSSSAKAFTRSPGRTYSMSRLDQLSQPRKPRINELSTLNEQQQHQNGGQNLGASSMSRSMSHLAAPGSKTLKRTDNSRSMGTLPGAVPLLRPTRAEKLRRKAREQINQHQQGVRSGEVTPNSPSRPHSSMSQQSGSSVASSNVNLRPRTSTPRRPRPASIAGTGVTVTERNNLGEVKAATKDSKPPLPKVHTTPKKPSTPRTSAETPRKPGDRLIKSAKASPRVTPKATPLQSPGSEQPPLIRQNTTEIIKNYSKEVGEIKVEEEVEEKRDQGSEKCQDTAETNNSTVESVTSVEAITVAESTQDVTSAPAKEEIEDKKSSPEAEQKTESDAEEIVDMSASMIAKIRITTEEEAKAALAERRRLAREQAEKEAEIERQRLEEEERLEMERQRAEEEEQRRLEEETLRLASEAREAEEQRLQLAIEDAKRREEEDRKRREEEARQKLEKEEAERKAREEAEKQRLEMVERLKKEEEERIARRKRVEAIMKRTRGGNNQANTTTKGDNGDGDKSKDESPSDECKPMPGNKTEDVMTASLISEATQQLINAEQQDNHPGNNSPPDIVRNGTTHSNGINDINKALLENNQSNVEGELNGHHTNHGNGISSQITLDNATVKQNNVTNNLLDLSEFDTLSNSNKGPILEMSTNLSNEDSLNSNLNPGAMPFTPMVNPFVPAATNANTNPFQDNFTNNKTQDNNQLPDLLS
- the LOC135169415 gene encoding MAP7 domain-containing protein 2-like isoform X42, producing the protein MVMAMFPEYNQHQEIAGAAPEETNERSNSAYNRHSLTKGRESAGSAKDLDRVKLVRERQNEERQRKLEELRNQALAAQRFREQREEERRRRIDELRSRDMDRRTQVEERKRLIYEAERERREAILRKNQEREARIEAKKKNERSHIVFAFGSSTPRMLEPADTGGSSFWGTRRATSTTNVMMFPAAQPLTRRSSERELDGSKKRATSAGGLDRKPGEDMRMSSSMYEVFNWNSSPDPSLTHAKNKRASLSLPPTTDIFDIDDKSDCDTRRPYVQRPATGDDNDGTPGTPSSVYLRVNRRRTDLMPTIPSPRDGPLSSRSSSAKAFTRSPGRTYSMSRLDQLSQPRKPRINELSTLNEQQQHQNGGQNLGASSMSRSMSHLAAPGSKTLKRTDNSRSMGTLPGAVPLLRPTRAEKLRRKAREQINQHQQGVRSGEVTPNSPSRPHSSMSQQSGSSVASSNVNLRPRTSTPRRPRPASIAGTGVTVTERNNLGEVKAATKDSKPPLPKVHTTPKKPSTPRTSAETPRKPGDRLIKSAKASPRVTPKATPLQSPGSEQPPLIRQNTTEIIKNYSKEVGEIKVEEEVEEKRDQGSEKCQDTAETNNSTVESVTSVEAITVAESTQDVTSAPAKEEIEDKKSSPEAEQKTESDAEEIVDMSASMIAKIRITTEEEAKAALAERRRLAREQAEKEAEIERQRLEEEERLEMERQRAEEEEQRRLEEETLRLASEAREAEEQRLQLAIEDAKRREEEDRKRREEEARQKLEKEEAERKAREEAEKQRLEMVERLKKEEEERIARRKRVEAIMKRTRGGNNQANTTTKGDNGDGDKSKDESPSDECKPMPGNKTEDVMTASLISEATQQLINAEQQDNHPGNNSPPDIVRNGTTHSNGINDINKALLENNQSNVEGELNGHHTNHGNGISSQITLDNATVKQNNVTNNLLDLSEFDTLSNSNKGPILEMSTNLSNEDSLNSNLNPGAMPFTPMVNPFVPAATNANTNPFQDNFTNNKTQDNNQLPDLLS
- the LOC135169415 gene encoding MAP7 domain-containing protein 2-like isoform X20, with translation MADNKEEISELVNKRGKFLVSINHQFDRISITPTVMAGAAPEETNERSNSAYNRHSLTKEQTMHWFANVGGDEDSLNWSDSKRRSLYDEDSLDGDHPNDKQGRESAGSAKDLDRVKLVRERQNEERQRKLEELRNQALAAQRFREQREEERRRRIDELRSRDMDRRTQVEERKRLIYEAERERREAILRKNQEREARIEAKKKNERSHIVFAFGSSTPRMLEPADTGGSSFWGTRRATSTTNVMMFPAAQPLTRRSSERELDGSKKRATSAGGLDRKPGEDMRMSSSMYEVFNWNSSPDPSLTHAKNKRASLSLPPTTDIFDIDDKSDCDTRRPYVQRPATGDDNDGTPGTPSSVYLRVNRRRTDLMPTIPSPRDGPLSSRSSSAKAFTRSPGRTYSMSRLDQLSQPRKPRINELSTLNEQQQHQNGGQNLGASSMSRSMSHLAAPGSKTLKRTDNSRSMGTLPGAVPLLRPTRAEKLRRKAREQINQHQQGVRSGEVTPNSPSRPHSSMSQQSGSSVASSNVNLRPRTSTPRRPRPASIAGTGVTVTERNNLGEVKAATKDSKPPLPKVHTTPKKPSTPRTSAETPRKPGDRLIKSAKASPRVTPKATPLQSPGSEQPPLIRQNTTEIIKNYSKEVGEIKVEEEVEEKRDQGSEKCQDTAETNNSTVESVTSVEAITVAESTQDVTSAPAKEEIEDKKSSPEAEQKTESDAEEIVDMSASMIAKIRITTEEEAKAALAERRRLAREQAEKEAEIERQRLEEEERLEMERQRAEEEEQRRLEEETLRLASEAREAEEQRLQLAIEDAKRREEEDRKRREEEARQKLEKEEAERKAREEAEKQRLEMVERLKKEEEERIARRKRVEAIMKRTRGGNNQANTTTKGDNGDGDKSKDESPSDECKPMPGNKTEDVMTASLISEATQQLINAEQQDNHPGNNSPPDIVRNGTTHSNGINDINKALLENNQSNVEGELNGHHTNHGNGISSQITLDNATVKQNNVTNNLLDLSEFDTLSNSNKGPILEMSTNLSNEDSLNSNLNPGAMPFTPMVNPFVPAATNANTNPFQDNFTNNKTQDNNQLPDLLS
- the LOC135169415 gene encoding MAP7 domain-containing protein 2-like isoform X23, encoding MADNKEEISELVNKRGEYLSDSTNIEANHAVFITGAAPEETNERSNSAYNRHSLTKEQTMHWFANVGGDEDSLNWSDSKRRSLYDEDSLDGDHPNDKQGRESAGSAKDLDRVKLVRERQNEERQRKLEELRNQALAAQRFREQREEERRRRIDELRSRDMDRRTQVEERKRLIYEAERERREAILRKNQEREARIEAKKKNERSHIVFAFGSSTPRMLEPADTGGSSFWGTRRATSTTNVMMFPAAQPLTRRSSERELDGSKKRATSAGGLDRKPGEDMRMSSSMYEVFNWNSSPDPSLTHAKNKRASLSLPPTTDIFDIDDKSDCDTRRPYVQRPATGDDNDGTPGTPSSVYLRVNRRRTDLMPTIPSPRDGPLSSRSSSAKAFTRSPGRTYSMSRLDQLSQPRKPRINELSTLNEQQQHQNGGQNLGASSMSRSMSHLAAPGSKTLKRTDNSRSMGTLPGAVPLLRPTRAEKLRRKAREQINQHQQGVRSGEVTPNSPSRPHSSMSQQSGSSVASSNVNLRPRTSTPRRPRPASIAGTGVTVTERNNLGEVKAATKDSKPPLPKVHTTPKKPSTPRTSAETPRKPGDRLIKSAKASPRVTPKATPLQSPGSEQPPLIRQNTTEIIKNYSKEVGEIKVEEEVEEKRDQGSEKCQDTAETNNSTVESVTSVEAITVAESTQDVTSAPAKEEIEDKKSSPEAEQKTESDAEEIVDMSASMIAKIRITTEEEAKAALAERRRLAREQAEKEAEIERQRLEEEERLEMERQRAEEEEQRRLEEETLRLASEAREAEEQRLQLAIEDAKRREEEDRKRREEEARQKLEKEEAERKAREEAEKQRLEMVERLKKEEEERIARRKRVEAIMKRTRGGNNQANTTTKGDNGDGDKSKDESPSDECKPMPGNKTEDVMTASLISEATQQLINAEQQDNHPGNNSPPDIVRNGTTHSNGINDINKALLENNQSNVEGELNGHHTNHGNGISSQITLDNATVKQNNVTNNLLDLSEFDTLSNSNKGPILEMSTNLSNEDSLNSNLNPGAMPFTPMVNPFVPAATNANTNPFQDNFTNNKTQDNNQLPDLLS